A single region of the Aquila chrysaetos chrysaetos chromosome 18, bAquChr1.4, whole genome shotgun sequence genome encodes:
- the PRPF4B gene encoding serine/threonine-protein kinase PRP4 homolog: MAAAAEPELRAPEVEDADASEKSVNEENGEVSEADQPQNKHSRHKKKKHKHRSKHKKHKHSSEEDKDKKHKHRHKHKKHKRKEVADTSDKEDGPAKRTKIDFLAPLEDLEKQRALLKAELENELMEGKVQSGMGLILQGYESGSEEEGEINEKVRNGTRPTAKSNTKGKLEPVDNKTSSKKGSKSESKERTRHRSDKKKGKVGVDGIKEKTTRSKSKERRKSKSPYKRSKSQDQTRKSRSPMLKRRSQEKNRKSKSPPEDRNKADDKSKSRDRRKSPVVNENKSRDRGRKSKSPTELRSKSKDRRSRSKDRKPRRSETDKEKKPIKSPSKDASSGKENRSPRRPGRSPKGRSLSPKQREKSRRSRSPLFNDRRSKQSKSPSRTRSPVRRVRSRSAERKRRESERRRLSSPRTRTRDDILSRRERSKDVSPPSRWSPSRRRSRSPIRRRSRSPLRRSRSPRRRSRSPRRRDRGRRSRSRLRRRSRSRGGHRRRSRSKVKEDKFKGSLSEGMKAEQESSSDENLEDFDLEEEDEEAEIRQRRLQRQAIVQKYKGQTEDSNISVPSEPSSPQSSTRSRSNSPDDILERVAADVKEYERENVDTFEASVKAKHNLMTVEQNNGSAQKKLLAPDMFTESDDMFAAYFDSARLRAAGFGKDFKENPNLRDNWTDAEGYYRVNIGEVLDKRYNVYGYTGQGVFSNVVRARDMARANQEVAVKIIRNNELMQKTGLKELEFLKKLNDADPDDKFHCLRLFRHFYHKQHLCLVFEPLSMNLREVLKKYGKDVGLHIKAVRSYSQQLFLALKLLKRCNILHADIKPDNILVNESKTILKLCDFGSASHVADNDITPYLVSRFYRAPEIIIGKIYDYGIDMWSVGCTLYELYTGKILFPGKTNNHMLKLAMDLKGKMPNKMIRKGVFKDQHFDQNLNFMYIEVDKVTEREKVTVMSTINPTKDLLADLIGCQRLPEDQRKKVHQLKDLLDQILMLDPAKRISINQALQHAFIQEKI, from the exons ATGGCCGCCGCGGCGGAGCCCGAGCTGCGAGCGCCCGA GGTTGAAGATGCTGATGCATCCGAGAAAAgtgtaaatgaagaaaatggggAAGTATCAGAAGCAGACCAACCTCAGAACAAGCACAGCcgacacaaaaaaaagaaacacaaacaccGAAGTAAACACAAGAAACATAAACATTCTTCAGAAGAAGATAAGGACAAAAAACATAAACACAGACACAAACATAAGAAACATAAACGGAAAGAGGTAGCTGATACCTCTGACAAAGAAGATGGACCAGCTAAAAGAactaaaattgattttttagCTCCTCTGGAAGACTTGGAGAAACAAAGAGCATTATTGAAAGCTGAACTTGAAAATGAATTAATGGAAGGAAAAGTCCAGTCTGGTATGGGATTAATATTACAAGGTTATGAGTCAGGATCTGAAGAAGAGGGGGAGATTAATGAAAAAGTGCGAAATGGAACGAGACCTACAGCTAAGTCAAACACTAAGGGGAAATTAGAACCTGTGGACAATAAAACTAGTTCCAAGAAAGGAAGTAAGAGTGAATCAAAAGAAAGGACTAGGCACAGATCtgacaaaaagaaaggcaaggtAGGAGTTGATGGAATCAAAGAGAAGACAACTAGAAGCAAGtcaaaagagaggaggaaatcCAAAAGCCCTTATAAGAGAAGTAAGTCTCAAGATCAGACAAGGAAATCTAGGTCTCCAATGCTTAAAAGGCGAtctcaggagaaaaacagaaagtctAAATCTCCCCCAGAGGATAGAAATAAGGCTGATGATAAAAGTAAATCAAGAGATCGCAGAAAGTCTCCAgttgtaaatgaaaacaaaagcagagatcGTGGCAGAAAATCTAAATCTCCAACAGAACTAAGAAGCAAATCCAAAGATAGAAGATCACGGTCCAAAGATAGAAAACCTAGGAGATCAGAgactgacaaagaaaaaaagccaattaAATCTCCTTCTAAAGATGCttcttcagggaaagaaaacagatccCCTAGACGACCTGGCCGTAGCCCAAAAGGAAGAAGCTTATCTCCTAAACAACGTGAAAAGTCAAGAAGAAGCAGATCCCCTCTCTTCAATGATCGTAGATCTAAACAGAGTAAATCCCCCTCTCGAACCCGGTCTCCGGTTAGAAGAGTGAGGAGTAgatctgcagaaaggaaaagaagagaatcagaaaggaggcGTCTGTCTTCTCCCAG AACGCGGACCAGAGATGATATTTTGTCTAGACGTGAAAGATCAAAAGATGTTAGCCCACCCAGTAGATGGTCCCCATCCAGAAGAAGGTCTCGGTCCCCCATTAGAAGGAGGTCTCGTTCACCCCTTCGACGTAGCCGATCTCCAAGAAGGCGGAGTAGGTCTCCTCGGAGGAG GGATAGAGGCCGAAGAAGTAGATCTCGCCTTCGAAGGAGGTCCAGGTCACGTGGTGGCCATAGACGTAGGAGCAGAAGCAAAGTTAAAGAAGACAAATTTAAAGGTAGTCTCTCTGAGGGTATGAAAGCTGAACAGGAGTCTTCATCAGATGAAAA tCTTGAAGACTTTGATTTggaagaagaggatgaagaagcAGAGATAAGGCAAAGAAGATTACAGCGGCAAGCAATTGTTCAG aaatacaaaggCCAGACAGAAGACAGTAATATATCTGTACCATCTGAACCAAGCAGTCCTCAAAGTAGTACGCGTAGTCGCTCAAATTCGCCAGATGACATCCTAGAAAGAGTAGCTGCTGATGTTAAGGAGTACGAACGGGAAAATGTGGACACATTTGAGGCATCAGTAAAAGCCAAGCACAACCTCATGACAGTTGAACAGAACAACG gtTCAGCTCAGAAGAAACTGCTAGCTCCTGATATGTTCACAGAATCAGATGATATGTTTGCTGCATACTTTGAT agtgcTCGTCTAAGGGCTGCTGGTTTTGGAAAAGACTTCAAAGAAAACCCCAATCTCAGGGATAACTGGACTGATGCAGAAGGCTATTACC GTGTTAATATAGGTGAAGTTCTAGATAAGCGTTACAATGTCTATGGTTACACTGGTCAGGGAGTCTTCAGTAACGTAGTACGAGCCAGGGACATGGCAAGAGCAAACCAAGAAGTAGCGGTTAAAATCATCAGGAACAATGAACTTAT gcaAAAAACTGGCCTAAAAGAACTGGAATTTTTGAAGAAGCTCAATGATGCAGATCCTGATGACAAGTTTCATTGTCTACGGTTGTTCAGGCATTTCTACCACAAACAACATCTCTGTCTGGTATTTGAGCCACTCAG taTGAATTTACGAGAGGTGTTGAAGAAGTATGGGAAAGATGTTGGACTCCATATTAAAGCTGTACGTTCCTACAGCCAGCAGTTGTTCCTGGCTTTAAAGCTTCTTAAAAGATGCAATATCCTACATGCAGATATTAAACCAGATAATATTTTG GTGAATGAGTCTAAAACAATATTAAAGCTTTGTGATTTTGGATCAGCTTCGCATGTTGCAGATAATGACATCACACCGTATCTAGTTAGTAGATTTTATCGAGCTCCAGAAATCA TTATAGGAAAAATCTATGACTATGGTATAGATATGTGGTCTGTAGGCTGCACATTATATGAACtttatacaggaaaaatactCTTTCCTGGCAAAACCAATAACCATATGTTGAAACTAGCTATGGATCTCAAAGGAAAGATGCCAAAcaag ATGATTCGAAAAGGTGTGTTCAAAGATCAGCACTTTGATCAAAATCTCAACTTTATGTATATAGAAGTAGATAAAGTGACCGAAAGG gAGAAGGTTACTGTTATGAGCACCATTAATCCAACCAAGGACCTGTTAGCAGACTTGATTGGGTGCCAACGACTCCCTGAAGACCAGCGTAAAAAAGTACACCAGCTAAAGGACTTGTTGGACCAGATTCTAATGTTAGACCCAGCTAAACGGATTAGCATCAACCAGGCTCTGCAGCACGCCTTCATCCaggaaaaaatttaa